One genomic segment of Erythrobacter sp. THAF29 includes these proteins:
- the dut gene encoding dUTP diphosphatase, with protein sequence MNSRIGVSEGAPTNAPVPVEVKRLAHGKGLDLPAYATDGAAGMDVVSAEDITLEPGARHPVATGLALAIPHGFEIQVRPRSGLALKHGITVPNTPGTIDSDYRGELKVILINHGAEAFAIKRGDRVAQLVLAPVVQAAWQEVDELDATERGAGGFGSTGGHAKL encoded by the coding sequence ATGAATTCCAGGATTGGGGTGAGCGAAGGCGCGCCCACCAACGCTCCCGTGCCGGTCGAGGTAAAGCGTCTCGCCCACGGAAAGGGGCTCGACCTGCCCGCCTACGCTACGGATGGCGCGGCCGGGATGGATGTGGTGTCGGCCGAAGACATCACGCTCGAGCCGGGCGCGCGACATCCGGTCGCAACCGGGCTCGCGCTCGCTATTCCGCATGGCTTCGAAATCCAGGTCCGCCCGCGCTCAGGGCTGGCCCTGAAGCACGGCATCACCGTGCCCAACACGCCGGGCACGATCGACAGCGACTATCGCGGCGAATTGAAGGTCATCCTGATCAACCACGGCGCGGAAGCCTTCGCGATCAAGCGCGGCGATCGGGTTGCGCAGCTCGTGCTCGCGCCGGTGGTGCAGGCGGCTTGGCAGGAGGTCGATGAACTCGACGCGACGGAGCGCGGCGCTGGAGGCTTCGGCTCTACCGGCGGTCACGCGAAGCTGTAG
- a CDS encoding DUF4136 domain-containing protein encodes MTNPLIVSAKRLALPVLLAAGLSACAPSFNADVSRFTTTLPAPQGQSFAVVADDPKLAGGLEFSLYADMVADELEKLGYTEAASPSEATMLVRFDYHVDNGRERVRTTGSAFHDPYWGPWGRPYGFRRGYAFGFHDPFLAGPEVRSYTVYTSDIEVKIDSTTSGERLFEGNAQAVSRSNRLQTLVPNLVDALFTDFPGNSGETLRITIKDDGKSVRALR; translated from the coding sequence ATGACCAATCCTCTCATAGTTTCGGCCAAGCGCCTCGCGCTTCCGGTTCTTCTTGCCGCAGGTCTTTCGGCCTGCGCCCCGTCATTCAACGCCGACGTTTCGCGCTTCACCACGACGCTCCCCGCTCCTCAGGGCCAGAGTTTCGCGGTGGTTGCCGATGACCCGAAGCTGGCAGGTGGGCTCGAATTCTCGCTCTATGCCGACATGGTTGCCGATGAGCTCGAAAAACTGGGCTACACCGAAGCCGCATCGCCATCAGAGGCAACGATGCTCGTGCGCTTTGACTATCACGTCGACAATGGCCGCGAACGCGTTCGTACTACGGGCAGCGCTTTTCATGATCCATACTGGGGCCCCTGGGGCCGCCCATACGGATTCCGCCGGGGCTATGCCTTCGGCTTCCACGATCCATTCCTCGCTGGCCCCGAAGTGCGCAGCTACACGGTTTACACCAGCGACATCGAAGTGAAGATCGATTCGACCACTAGCGGCGAGCGGCTTTTCGAAGGAAACGCTCAGGCTGTGTCGCGGAGCAACCGCCTGCAGACGCTGGTACCGAACCTCGTGGACGCTTTGTTCACTGATTTTCCGGGCAATTCCGGCGAAACGCTGCGCATCACCATCAAGGACGACGGAAAATCCGTGCGCGCGTTGCGCTAA
- the trpS gene encoding tryptophan--tRNA ligase — MRVVSGIQPTGKPHLGNYLGAIVNYVKLQDEAHASGGDCFIFLADLHAISQPHEPSELTTNTREMVATLVACGVDPAKTVLFNQAQVPAHTELQWLLNGTARMGWLNRMTQWKDKAGKNREGQSVALFTYPVLQAADVLLYQATHVPVGEDQKQHLELARDIAQKFNNDFCDEDAPLFTLPEPYIPPAAARIMSLRDGTAKMSKSDPSEMSRISLTDDADTIMKKVKKAKTDPEPLPSEEKGLEGRAEAQNLVGIYGALTGKSTSEVLAEYGGQGFGVFKPALGELLVETLAPINQRFMELKGDQEALDAILARGAAQAREHGLPTLDKAYEALGLVRG, encoded by the coding sequence ATGAGAGTCGTCTCCGGCATCCAGCCCACGGGCAAGCCGCATCTTGGCAACTATCTCGGCGCGATCGTCAATTACGTAAAGCTGCAGGACGAAGCGCATGCGAGCGGGGGCGATTGCTTCATCTTCCTCGCCGATCTCCACGCGATCTCCCAGCCGCACGAACCGTCGGAGCTGACCACGAACACCCGCGAAATGGTCGCAACGCTCGTTGCGTGCGGTGTCGATCCCGCCAAGACGGTGCTGTTCAACCAGGCGCAGGTTCCTGCACACACCGAGCTGCAATGGCTCCTGAACGGCACGGCGCGCATGGGCTGGCTCAATCGCATGACGCAGTGGAAGGACAAGGCCGGCAAAAACCGCGAAGGCCAGTCCGTCGCGCTTTTTACCTATCCCGTCCTTCAGGCAGCCGACGTACTGCTATACCAGGCCACGCACGTTCCGGTGGGCGAGGACCAAAAGCAGCATCTCGAGCTTGCCCGCGATATCGCGCAGAAGTTCAACAACGATTTCTGCGACGAGGATGCGCCACTCTTCACCTTGCCAGAGCCCTATATCCCGCCCGCTGCCGCTCGGATCATGTCCCTGCGCGATGGTACGGCGAAGATGAGCAAGTCCGACCCGTCCGAAATGAGCCGGATCAGCCTCACCGACGACGCCGATACGATCATGAAGAAGGTCAAGAAGGCCAAGACCGACCCTGAACCGCTGCCGAGCGAGGAAAAGGGTCTGGAAGGACGGGCCGAGGCGCAGAACCTTGTCGGCATCTATGGCGCGCTCACCGGCAAGAGCACGTCCGAAGTGCTCGCCGAATATGGCGGACAGGGCTTCGGCGTGTTCAAACCTGCACTGGGCGAATTGCTGGTCGAAACTCTGGCGCCGATCAATCAACGCTTCATGGAGTTGAAGGGCGACCAGGAGGCGCTCGACGCAATACTCGCTCGCGGTGCGGCGCAGGCTCGCGAACATGGTCTTCCAACGCTGGACAAGGCTTACGAGGCGCTCGGTCTGGTGCGCGGCTGA